In one window of Euzebya rosea DNA:
- a CDS encoding LuxR family transcriptional regulator → MSTGSPGQQLAIARAAFEHHDWDSAYRAFARARSHEPLPIHDLDAMGDAAWWLGLAREAMSLSEEVHRRCVEAGERSRAAMAAMDIGFMAILRGEVALGSGWLGRARRLLNDLPTAVEHGYLRLMAIEEASDAGDLAAAITAARDVHALGRDHGDPTLQALALVQEGASKVQQGHMADGLALLDEAMVSVVAGEVRPEFAGNIYCRMMALCHDLMDLRRAREWTTATQRWCDTFSSAAMFTGICRVHRAQLLVVAGDWGSAEAEARRVCEDLAELNVAVVGEAWYQLAELSRLRGDVDVAEAGYREALARGRDPQPGLAMLWLVDGRPREGLLAVTSSLESAGPAPFRRARLLAAQADLAVACGDGAVAAGAADDLATIARTWPTPGFEALAEQARGAALLLADDPAGALRWLRGAESRWQAMDAPLQTALIRRLASRARAALGDERGARLEADVAMDALDRMRSTSPPDGVRQASGAGLTAREVEVLALVAEGATNRQVADRLVISEKTVARHLANIYLKLDLRTRTAAAAWAHRNGIGAS, encoded by the coding sequence GTGTCGACAGGTTCGCCCGGCCAGCAGCTGGCGATCGCCCGGGCCGCGTTCGAGCACCATGACTGGGACTCGGCCTACCGAGCCTTCGCGCGGGCGCGATCACACGAACCGCTGCCCATCCACGACCTGGATGCGATGGGCGACGCCGCCTGGTGGCTCGGGCTGGCGCGCGAAGCCATGTCGTTGTCGGAGGAGGTGCATCGCCGCTGCGTCGAGGCGGGCGAGCGCTCCCGGGCGGCGATGGCCGCGATGGACATCGGGTTCATGGCAATCCTGCGCGGGGAGGTAGCGCTCGGATCCGGGTGGCTCGGCCGGGCACGACGCCTCCTGAACGACCTGCCGACCGCGGTCGAGCACGGGTACCTGCGCCTGATGGCCATCGAGGAGGCCTCGGACGCGGGCGACCTCGCAGCGGCGATCACCGCCGCCCGGGACGTGCACGCCCTCGGCCGGGACCACGGCGACCCGACCCTCCAGGCGCTGGCGCTGGTCCAGGAGGGCGCGAGCAAGGTGCAGCAGGGGCACATGGCCGACGGGCTGGCGCTGCTGGACGAGGCCATGGTGTCCGTCGTGGCGGGCGAGGTCCGGCCCGAGTTCGCCGGCAACATCTACTGCCGGATGATGGCCCTGTGCCACGACCTCATGGACCTTCGCCGGGCACGGGAGTGGACCACCGCAACCCAGCGATGGTGCGACACCTTCAGCAGCGCGGCGATGTTCACCGGGATCTGCCGGGTCCACCGGGCCCAGCTCCTCGTCGTCGCCGGCGACTGGGGTTCGGCGGAGGCCGAGGCTCGCCGGGTGTGCGAGGACCTCGCCGAGCTCAACGTCGCGGTCGTCGGCGAGGCCTGGTACCAGCTCGCTGAGCTGTCGCGGCTCCGTGGTGACGTCGACGTCGCCGAGGCCGGCTACCGGGAGGCGCTGGCACGTGGGCGTGACCCGCAGCCGGGGCTGGCGATGCTGTGGCTGGTCGACGGACGCCCCCGCGAGGGCCTGTTGGCGGTGACGTCGTCGCTGGAGAGCGCCGGACCGGCCCCCTTCCGGCGGGCTCGGCTCCTGGCCGCACAGGCCGACCTCGCGGTCGCGTGTGGCGACGGGGCCGTCGCGGCTGGGGCGGCCGACGACCTGGCCACGATCGCCCGGACCTGGCCGACGCCGGGTTTCGAGGCCCTGGCCGAGCAGGCCCGCGGTGCGGCGCTGCTGCTCGCTGATGATCCGGCCGGTGCCCTCCGCTGGCTGCGTGGTGCGGAGTCGCGCTGGCAGGCGATGGACGCGCCCCTGCAGACGGCGCTGATCCGGAGGTTGGCGTCGCGTGCCCGGGCGGCGCTGGGCGACGAGCGCGGGGCGCGCCTGGAGGCCGACGTGGCCATGGACGCCCTGGACCGGATGCGCTCGACATCGCCCCCCGACGGGGTGCGGCAGGCCTCGGGTGCCGGGCTGACCGCACGCGAGGTCGAGGTCCTGGCCCTGGTCGCCGAGGGCGCCACCAACCGGCAGGTCGCCGACCGCCTGGTCATCAGCGAGAAGACCGTTGCCCGCCACCTCGCCAACATCTACCTGAAGCTGGACCTGCGCACCCGCACGGCCGCTGCCGCGTGGGCCCACCGCAACGGGATCGGCGCGAGCTGA
- a CDS encoding class I SAM-dependent methyltransferase — protein sequence MTTVDAATAHTLPDPARVDPARVEAFAGRMMTVLDEACLALMASIGHRVGLFDAMATLPPATSERIAEATGLHERYVREWLAAMTVARVVEHDPASASYWLPAEHALCLTRDAGPENMAHVMQFVPLLARVESDVVEAFRHGGGVGYDAYPTFHQLMAEDSRAVHDALLLDTIVPLVPGAPDRLAEGIAVADIGCGSGHAVNLLAAAFPASTFVGYDFSPDAIDAARTEAAAAGLSNARFDVVDVAHLAAEDAFDLVTAFDAIHDQAHPAAVLENVARALRPGGTFLMVDTRASSHVHENVDLAAPVFLYTVSCLHCMAVSLSQGGVGLGAAWGEQVAMAMLTDAGFVDCRVEAVEGDWFNSYYVARTPASVPTG from the coding sequence ATGACCACCGTCGACGCAGCGACCGCCCACACCCTCCCCGACCCCGCTCGTGTCGACCCCGCCCGTGTCGAGGCGTTCGCCGGGCGGATGATGACCGTGCTCGACGAGGCCTGCTTGGCCTTGATGGCCAGCATCGGCCATCGGGTCGGCCTCTTCGACGCCATGGCAACCCTCCCACCGGCGACGAGCGAACGGATCGCCGAGGCCACCGGCCTGCACGAGCGCTACGTCCGCGAATGGCTCGCCGCCATGACCGTCGCCCGCGTCGTCGAGCACGACCCCGCGTCGGCCTCCTACTGGCTCCCGGCCGAGCACGCGCTGTGCCTGACCCGTGACGCGGGACCGGAGAACATGGCGCACGTCATGCAGTTCGTGCCGCTGCTCGCTCGCGTCGAGAGTGACGTCGTCGAGGCGTTCCGGCACGGCGGCGGCGTGGGCTACGACGCCTATCCGACCTTCCACCAGCTGATGGCAGAGGACAGCAGGGCGGTCCACGACGCGCTGCTGCTGGACACGATCGTCCCGCTGGTCCCCGGCGCCCCCGACCGGCTCGCCGAGGGCATCGCCGTCGCCGACATCGGCTGTGGAAGCGGGCACGCCGTCAACCTGCTGGCGGCTGCGTTTCCCGCCAGCACGTTCGTGGGCTACGACTTCTCCCCCGACGCGATCGACGCGGCTCGGACCGAGGCGGCTGCGGCGGGGCTGTCCAACGCGAGGTTCGACGTGGTCGACGTCGCGCACCTGGCCGCCGAGGACGCGTTCGACCTCGTGACCGCCTTCGACGCCATCCACGACCAGGCCCACCCGGCCGCCGTGCTGGAGAACGTCGCGCGGGCGCTGCGGCCGGGTGGGACGTTCCTGATGGTCGACACGAGGGCATCCAGCCACGTGCACGAGAACGTCGACCTCGCGGCCCCCGTGTTCCTGTACACCGTGTCGTGCCTGCACTGCATGGCGGTGTCCCTGTCGCAGGGGGGCGTCGGCCTCGGTGCGGCGTGGGGCGAGCAAGTCGCGATGGCGATGCTCACCGACGCGGGGTTCGTGGACTGCCGGGTCGAGGCCGTCGAGGGCGACTGGTTCAACAGCTACTACGTGGCCCGGACGCCGGCATCCGTCCCGACCGGGTAG
- a CDS encoding aromatic amino acid transaminase, whose translation MLDALQPLPPDPILGTTVACRNDPNPLKVDLGVGVYKDDNGTTPIFRSVVRAEQRVLADQTTKAYVSPPGDARFISGITRELFGADHAVVTGGRVGAVQAPGGSGALRLGAGLLLRAESNTQLWVPSPTWGNHIPLMGAAGLDMQQYPYYDKQTHVIEFDAMVETLKQRGPGDVVLLHGCCHNPCGADLTREQWDVIGDLAEERGFTPYVDFAYHGLAEGMDADAYGVRMLADRLPELLVAYSASKNFGLYRERTGLALTITATSEGASTATSQMANIARELYSMPPAHGASIVGEILDDEVLTADWKAEVGQMRERINGLRAMLSEHLRVATDSTDFDYIAGERGMFSFLGLSPEQVTALQHDHSVYPIPSSRVNIAGVTEENVARVAAGIAAVR comes from the coding sequence ATGCTCGATGCCCTCCAGCCCCTGCCGCCCGACCCGATCCTCGGCACCACCGTCGCGTGCCGCAACGACCCCAACCCGCTGAAGGTCGACCTCGGCGTGGGCGTCTACAAGGACGACAACGGGACGACGCCGATCTTCCGCTCCGTCGTCCGGGCCGAGCAGCGCGTGCTCGCCGACCAGACGACCAAGGCGTACGTGTCGCCGCCCGGTGACGCCCGCTTCATCAGCGGGATCACCCGTGAGCTGTTCGGCGCCGACCACGCCGTCGTGACCGGCGGACGGGTCGGCGCGGTGCAGGCGCCCGGCGGCTCCGGCGCGCTCCGGCTCGGTGCCGGGCTGCTGCTTCGCGCCGAGTCCAACACCCAGCTGTGGGTGCCGTCACCGACCTGGGGCAACCACATCCCGCTGATGGGTGCAGCCGGGCTGGACATGCAGCAGTACCCCTACTACGACAAGCAGACCCACGTCATCGAGTTCGACGCGATGGTCGAGACGCTGAAGCAGCGTGGCCCCGGCGACGTCGTGCTGCTGCACGGCTGCTGCCACAACCCCTGCGGTGCCGACCTGACCCGCGAGCAGTGGGACGTCATCGGTGACCTGGCCGAGGAACGCGGCTTCACGCCCTACGTCGACTTCGCCTACCACGGCCTCGCCGAGGGCATGGACGCCGACGCCTACGGGGTCCGCATGCTGGCCGACCGGCTGCCCGAGCTCCTGGTCGCGTACTCGGCGTCGAAGAACTTCGGGCTGTACCGAGAACGGACCGGGCTCGCCCTGACCATCACCGCCACCTCCGAGGGGGCGTCCACGGCGACCAGCCAGATGGCCAACATCGCCCGCGAGCTGTACTCCATGCCGCCGGCCCACGGCGCTTCCATCGTCGGGGAGATCCTCGACGACGAGGTCCTCACCGCGGACTGGAAGGCCGAGGTGGGTCAGATGCGCGAACGCATCAACGGCCTCAGGGCGATGCTGTCGGAACACCTCCGGGTCGCAACGGACTCCACCGACTTCGACTACATCGCGGGCGAACGTGGCATGTTCAGCTTCCTCGGCCTCTCGCCCGAGCAGGTCACTGCGCTGCAGCACGACCACAGCGTGTACCCCATCCCGTCGAGCCGTGTGAACATCGCCGGGGTGACCGAGGAGAACGTGGCACGTGTCGCCGCCGGCATCGCGGCGGTCCGCTGA
- a CDS encoding AfsR/SARP family transcriptional regulator, with translation MFLTGRITVAAGDCTVDETSMPGMLGRATFAVLVLERHRLAVDVLADRLWPVAPPPGWSKSIAPLVSRLRTAMRTLHDADGLPTIRARDGGYELELPVGVWIDVEDGIRRLDRAEGALRRGDLEAAWLDAAPASAILRRPFLPGFDAPWVDIVRDRLVDGSYRSWLVLAEVWRRRGEYALARTAAQSAIGTDRWREDAHRLLIQLELDSGNRASARLAAQRCTAVLREELGVEPSTQTLALIERTGTHRSG, from the coding sequence GTGTTCCTCACGGGACGGATCACCGTCGCCGCCGGCGACTGCACCGTCGACGAGACCTCGATGCCGGGGATGCTCGGTCGTGCGACGTTCGCCGTGCTGGTGCTGGAACGACACCGGCTCGCCGTCGATGTCCTCGCCGACCGACTGTGGCCCGTGGCACCGCCGCCCGGTTGGTCCAAGTCCATCGCCCCGCTCGTGAGCCGGCTCCGAACGGCCATGCGAACCCTCCACGACGCCGACGGACTTCCGACCATCCGTGCACGCGACGGCGGGTACGAGCTCGAGCTGCCCGTCGGCGTGTGGATCGATGTCGAGGACGGGATCCGCCGCCTGGACCGCGCGGAGGGGGCCCTTCGTCGTGGGGACCTCGAGGCCGCATGGCTCGACGCGGCACCGGCGTCGGCCATCCTCCGTCGCCCGTTCCTGCCGGGTTTCGACGCGCCGTGGGTGGACATCGTCCGGGACCGGCTCGTGGACGGCAGCTACCGCTCCTGGCTGGTCCTGGCGGAGGTGTGGCGCCGGCGGGGGGAGTACGCGCTGGCGCGAACCGCCGCGCAGTCGGCGATCGGCACCGATCGTTGGCGTGAGGACGCTCACCGCCTGCTCATCCAGCTCGAGCTCGACAGCGGCAACCGGGCCAGCGCCCGCCTGGCTGCCCAGCGTTGCACCGCCGTCCTGCGCGAGGAGCTGGGGGTGGAGCCATCCACGCAGACGCTGGCGTTGATCGAGCGCACGGGCACCCATCGATCCGGCTGA
- a CDS encoding DUF1059 domain-containing protein produces MKKFECNNVVAGCDGVVTGETEDDVLREVADHAAAAHGMHDLPETVVEQVRSGITEA; encoded by the coding sequence ATGAAGAAGTTCGAGTGCAACAACGTCGTCGCCGGGTGCGATGGGGTCGTCACGGGCGAGACCGAGGACGACGTCCTGCGAGAGGTCGCCGACCACGCGGCTGCGGCCCATGGCATGCACGACCTGCCCGAGACGGTCGTGGAGCAGGTTCGCTCGGGTATCACCGAGGCCTGA
- a CDS encoding DUF1059 domain-containing protein codes for MEGRIIECPCGAVLRGGTTDEVVAAAQAHARTVHDMDLTRDQAEAMVRPA; via the coding sequence ATGGAAGGCCGCATCATCGAGTGCCCGTGCGGGGCCGTCCTCCGGGGCGGCACCACCGACGAGGTCGTCGCCGCGGCGCAGGCACATGCCCGCACCGTCCACGACATGGACCTCACCCGAGACCAGGCCGAGGCGATGGTGCGACCTGCCTGA
- a CDS encoding cold-shock protein: protein MATGTVKFFNSEKGFGFIQPDDGGKDIFVHFSNIAGSGYRNLEENQKVEFEVGPGRKGDEARDVKPL, encoded by the coding sequence GTGGCAACAGGAACAGTGAAGTTCTTCAACTCCGAGAAGGGGTTCGGGTTCATCCAGCCCGACGACGGAGGGAAGGACATATTCGTCCATTTCTCGAACATCGCAGGGAGCGGATATCGCAACCTCGAGGAGAACCAGAAGGTCGAGTTCGAGGTCGGCCCCGGACGCAAGGGTGATGAAGCCCGCGATGTGAAGCCCCTCTAG